Proteins encoded within one genomic window of Solibaculum mannosilyticum:
- the adhE gene encoding bifunctional acetaldehyde-CoA/alcohol dehydrogenase: MTQEIKVEQRDQTSEMIHTLVNNAQRALAQFMDLGQEQVDRIVHAMSLAGLENHMRLAKMAVEETGRGVYEDKITKNMFATEYIWHSIKHEKTVGIVDENELEGYVEIAEPVGVVCGVTPTTNPTSTTLFKSLICAKTRNPIIFAFHPSSQKCSAEAARVIYEAGIREGAPEHFIQWIEHPSIDATTALMNHPGVSMILATGGSGMVRSAYSAGKPALGVGPGNVPCYIEKSANLERSCTDLILSKTFDNGMICASEQAAIVDKDIAPQFEEIMTKYGCYFLNKEEIQKVSDFVINPKKQAVNPDVVGKPAAWIAAQAGVTVPEDTKILIARLPDVGPEYPLSREKLSPVLAYFVVKDWREGFAKAKAMLELGGLGHSAVIHSNDPELVKAYGREMKVGRVICNSPSSQGAIGDIYNTNTPSLTLGCGSFGRNSTTSNVSSVNLINRKRLAKRRVNMQWFKVPPKIYFENNSIQYLEKMPHIRRAFIVTDPTMVKLGYVDKVLYYLRKREEYCHSEIYDDVEPNPSVETIMKGVEAMCDFQPDVIIALGGGSAIDAAKGMWLFYEHPDTSFGGMRLKFMDIRKRTFSFPRLGDKAQFVAIPTTSGTGSEVTCFSVITDNKSGNMKYPLADYELTPDVAIIDPQFAMTMPPVSTADTGIDVLTHAVEAYVSTLASDYTDGLAIKAIEMVFQYLPRSYKNGAKDPVAREKMHNASCIAGMAFTNAFLGINHSLAHKLGSEYHELAHGRANAILLPYVIRYNASMPTKFVAWPKYETFVADKKYAEIAKHLGIAGSTTEESVENLIKAVKELNRQVGMPASIRETGVEESDFMSKVEDLADKAFEDQCTTVNPRMPLVSELVEIYKQAYYGE, encoded by the coding sequence ATGACCCAAGAAATCAAAGTGGAACAACGAGATCAAACCAGTGAGATGATCCATACCCTAGTAAACAATGCCCAAAGAGCTTTGGCCCAGTTTATGGACCTCGGTCAGGAACAAGTGGACCGCATTGTCCACGCCATGTCCTTAGCCGGATTGGAAAACCATATGCGCCTCGCCAAGATGGCGGTGGAAGAAACCGGACGCGGTGTCTATGAAGACAAGATTACTAAGAATATGTTTGCCACTGAATACATCTGGCACTCCATCAAGCATGAAAAAACCGTGGGAATCGTGGATGAAAATGAGCTGGAAGGTTATGTGGAAATCGCTGAGCCTGTAGGTGTGGTATGCGGCGTCACCCCTACCACCAATCCCACCTCCACTACCCTCTTTAAATCCCTCATCTGTGCTAAGACCCGCAATCCCATCATCTTCGCCTTCCATCCGTCCTCTCAGAAGTGCTCGGCCGAAGCCGCTCGTGTCATCTATGAGGCGGGGATCCGGGAGGGCGCTCCCGAACATTTCATCCAGTGGATCGAGCATCCCTCCATCGACGCCACTACCGCTTTGATGAATCATCCCGGGGTTTCCATGATCTTGGCTACCGGAGGTTCCGGTATGGTGCGTTCGGCCTACAGCGCCGGCAAGCCTGCCTTGGGTGTAGGTCCGGGTAACGTCCCCTGTTATATCGAGAAATCGGCCAATCTGGAGCGGTCGTGTACCGATCTTATCCTGTCCAAAACCTTTGACAACGGCATGATCTGCGCTTCGGAACAGGCCGCCATTGTGGACAAGGACATCGCTCCCCAGTTCGAGGAGATCATGACCAAGTATGGATGCTATTTTCTCAATAAGGAGGAAATTCAAAAGGTATCGGATTTCGTCATCAATCCGAAGAAACAGGCCGTCAATCCTGACGTCGTAGGTAAGCCGGCCGCCTGGATTGCTGCACAGGCCGGCGTCACTGTGCCGGAAGACACAAAAATCCTCATTGCGCGCCTTCCCGACGTGGGACCCGAATATCCCCTTTCCCGGGAAAAGTTATCCCCTGTTCTGGCCTATTTCGTAGTAAAAGATTGGCGTGAAGGCTTTGCCAAGGCCAAGGCTATGTTGGAACTGGGCGGATTGGGCCACTCAGCCGTCATCCACTCAAACGATCCTGAGCTGGTCAAGGCCTACGGCCGGGAGATGAAAGTGGGACGTGTTATCTGCAATTCCCCCTCCTCCCAAGGCGCCATCGGTGATATCTACAACACCAACACCCCTTCCCTCACCTTGGGATGCGGTTCCTTTGGACGCAATTCTACCACCTCCAATGTCTCCTCCGTCAACCTCATCAACCGCAAGCGTCTGGCAAAGAGGAGGGTCAATATGCAGTGGTTTAAGGTGCCGCCCAAGATCTACTTTGAGAATAACTCCATCCAGTATCTGGAGAAGATGCCCCATATCCGCCGGGCTTTTATTGTCACCGATCCCACTATGGTCAAGCTGGGATATGTGGACAAGGTACTCTATTACCTGCGCAAACGGGAAGAATACTGTCACAGTGAGATCTACGACGACGTAGAACCCAATCCGTCGGTAGAGACCATCATGAAGGGCGTAGAAGCCATGTGCGACTTCCAGCCCGACGTCATCATCGCCCTGGGCGGTGGATCGGCCATCGACGCCGCCAAGGGGATGTGGCTTTTTTACGAGCATCCCGACACCTCCTTCGGCGGCATGCGGCTGAAGTTTATGGATATCCGCAAACGCACCTTTTCCTTCCCGCGCCTGGGTGACAAAGCTCAGTTTGTGGCCATCCCCACAACATCGGGGACCGGGTCGGAGGTCACCTGTTTCTCAGTCATCACCGACAACAAGAGCGGCAACATGAAATACCCGCTAGCCGACTACGAGCTCACCCCCGATGTGGCCATCATCGATCCCCAGTTCGCCATGACCATGCCGCCCGTCAGCACTGCCGACACCGGTATCGATGTCCTAACCCATGCAGTGGAAGCCTATGTCTCCACCCTGGCCTCCGACTACACCGACGGCCTGGCCATTAAGGCCATTGAGATGGTATTCCAGTACCTTCCCCGCTCCTACAAAAACGGCGCCAAAGATCCTGTGGCCCGAGAAAAAATGCACAACGCCTCCTGCATTGCCGGTATGGCCTTTACCAATGCATTCTTAGGCATCAACCACTCTCTGGCCCACAAATTGGGCAGTGAATATCACGAGTTGGCCCATGGACGCGCCAACGCCATTCTGCTTCCCTACGTTATCCGCTACAATGCCTCCATGCCTACAAAATTTGTGGCATGGCCCAAATACGAAACCTTTGTGGCCGACAAAAAATACGCTGAGATTGCCAAGCACCTGGGCATCGCCGGCAGCACCACTGAAGAAAGTGTAGAGAATCTCATAAAGGCCGTCAAGGAGCTCAACCGTCAGGTGGGCATGCCGGCTTCCATCCGGGAGACCGGTGTGGAGGAATCCGACTTTATGAGCAAAGTGGAGGACTTGGCCGATAAGGCGTTTGAGGATCAATGTACTACCGTCAATCCCCGCATGCCTTTGGTATCGGAACTGGTCGAGATTTATAAGCAAGCTTACTATGGAGAATAA
- a CDS encoding DUF2383 domain-containing protein, producing MEQNCNVALLNEIYQNSKMGIDAIDTVSKKVDDRQLKSDLTTQSEQYSQFASQARQELAQRGTAPIDNGPLSKASLWSSIQFNTLIDSTPSHIAEMMINGSTMGIVQMTKQVREHSDIDDPVRNMASRLIRQEQDNIERMKQYL from the coding sequence ATGGAACAAAATTGCAATGTAGCGCTGCTCAATGAGATTTATCAAAACAGTAAAATGGGCATCGACGCCATTGATACCGTCAGCAAAAAGGTAGATGACAGGCAGCTCAAATCCGATCTCACCACCCAGAGCGAACAGTACAGTCAATTTGCCAGTCAGGCCCGTCAGGAATTGGCGCAACGGGGCACCGCTCCCATCGACAATGGACCTTTGTCCAAAGCCTCTCTGTGGAGCTCTATCCAGTTTAATACCCTCATCGACTCCACCCCTAGTCACATCGCTGAGATGATGATCAACGGCAGTACCATGGGCATCGTTCAGATGACCAAGCAAGTGCGGGAACACTCCGACATCGATGACCCGGTTCGCAACATGGCCAGCCGTCTCATCCGTCAGGAACAGGATAATATTGAGCGTATGAAACAATACCTCTGA
- a CDS encoding helix-turn-helix domain-containing protein, whose amino-acid sequence MPYITGKTIRELREKNGLTQKQLADQLCVSDKTVSKWETERGLPDLSIVTDLASALNVSVVELLTGEYINNQNRAGNMNKISFFVCPICGNVIQAVGKGAFSCCGVLLPALETEDDDQSHMIQVQSIDGEYYVYIDHDMTKKHSISFVAYVTSNHVEMIKLYPEQNAEVRFTKRGRGTIYAYCNKHGLYRVRV is encoded by the coding sequence ATGCCGTATATTACAGGTAAGACTATCCGCGAACTTCGCGAGAAAAATGGTCTTACGCAAAAGCAATTGGCAGATCAACTTTGTGTCAGTGACAAAACCGTTTCTAAATGGGAAACGGAAAGGGGGCTGCCGGATCTAAGTATTGTGACTGATTTAGCCAGCGCTCTCAATGTGTCAGTAGTAGAACTGCTGACCGGGGAATACATCAATAATCAAAACCGAGCAGGGAACATGAACAAAATATCCTTTTTTGTTTGTCCAATCTGTGGGAATGTGATTCAAGCTGTTGGAAAAGGAGCATTTAGTTGCTGTGGAGTTCTGTTGCCTGCCTTGGAGACCGAGGATGATGACCAGAGCCATATGATACAGGTGCAGTCTATCGACGGGGAATACTACGTATATATTGATCACGATATGACAAAAAAACATTCTATTTCATTTGTAGCTTATGTGACATCTAATCATGTGGAGATGATAAAGCTCTATCCCGAACAAAATGCTGAGGTGCGTTTTACCAAAAGGGGAAGAGGAACGATCTATGCCTATTGCAACAAGCATGGCTTATATCGTGTGCGTGTATGA
- a CDS encoding helix-turn-helix domain-containing protein, producing the protein MDLKKISQLRKASRMTIEELAFESGIPISTVQKISSGITKNPGIETMAALAEALNCSLDDLVDFPYKNGLLFRHQEHVEKYQSLSESAQDRVDSYIEYLWNDPLNRRDVEPISTGKKKSGFDFNPYTEQSEETVKVAVYSSDGQIVGYDWVTKELYEQLEELGFTVTSEEKPDLKIAQPSQKEIDEAFAGYQKETKDQ; encoded by the coding sequence GTGGATCTGAAAAAAATCAGTCAACTGAGGAAAGCAAGCAGAATGACCATAGAGGAATTGGCTTTTGAGTCAGGTATTCCTATTAGCACTGTACAGAAAATTAGTTCTGGTATTACCAAGAATCCTGGAATTGAGACGATGGCTGCTTTGGCAGAAGCACTGAATTGTTCTCTGGATGATCTAGTGGATTTTCCTTATAAAAACGGCCTGCTCTTTCGCCATCAAGAACATGTGGAAAAATACCAATCTCTCAGTGAGTCGGCTCAGGATAGGGTGGATAGCTACATTGAGTATTTGTGGAATGATCCGTTGAATCGAAGAGATGTAGAACCTATTTCTACTGGAAAGAAAAAATCTGGATTTGATTTTAATCCATATACAGAACAGTCTGAGGAAACGGTTAAAGTAGCGGTTTATTCTTCGGATGGGCAAATTGTAGGATATGATTGGGTGACAAAAGAACTCTATGAACAATTGGAAGAACTGGGATTTACCGTAACATCTGAGGAAAAACCCGACTTGAAAATAGCCCAGCCATCTCAAAAAGAGATCGATGAAGCCTTTGCTGGCTACCAAAAGGAAACGAAAGACCAATAG